Proteins co-encoded in one Waddlia chondrophila WSU 86-1044 genomic window:
- the lptE gene encoding LPS assembly lipoprotein LptE: MTRYIYAFLIIFSTGCGYQLGRGSQLATYQTISIPYICGDRTGEMTNALIKEMSRSGAFAYRNRSADLCLKVNIVDLFEQNIGYQQGPDDDDGYDDQDGRCRTGNSVIPNETRLIVIAEVTVIESCTGCVKLGPGRIRASYDFDHDYYFSPDGINQTSLGQLTNMESAREAVIRPLSAVLAQKIVDYVVYSW, from the coding sequence ATGACGCGGTACATTTATGCTTTTCTAATTATTTTCTCTACAGGTTGTGGTTATCAATTAGGCAGGGGATCGCAGTTGGCAACTTATCAGACAATTTCAATTCCATACATTTGCGGTGATCGTACAGGGGAGATGACAAATGCGCTGATCAAAGAGATGAGTAGGTCCGGTGCTTTTGCGTATCGCAATCGCTCTGCAGATTTATGTTTGAAAGTGAATATTGTTGATCTTTTTGAGCAAAATATTGGCTATCAGCAAGGCCCTGATGACGATGACGGATATGACGATCAAGATGGTAGGTGTCGAACAGGTAATTCTGTTATTCCCAATGAGACAAGATTGATTGTAATTGCTGAAGTTACCGTCATAGAATCATGTACAGGATGTGTTAAACTTGGTCCTGGGAGAATTCGAGCGAGTTATGATTTTGACCATGATTACTATTTCAGCCCTGATGGAATCAATCAAACTTCTTTGGGACAGCTGACTAATATGGAATCGGCTAGAGAAGCGGTGATTCGCCCCTTAAGCGCCGTTTTAGCACAAAAAATCGTTGATTACGTTGTCTATAGCTGGTAA
- a CDS encoding tetratricopeptide repeat protein, with the protein MRIPFLTLLLLCMLVGQANAAFIYHDGELTRKEDTPYLSAADHFELGMNAFHHGDMTLAVKHLHIVSHNFPNTSYGQDAFFYLGMSYYKLCEFDLANCAFNGYLSSQSNPRFFHEAVEYKFTIAEQFRKGARRHYRGSRFFPKWANGQDLALEIYDEVIASMPGDELTIHALYSKACLLWHMGEFRDSVSAFQTIIRRFPKNELAPDSYMRIMKVYIDQAKREKQNPDLIAFAQMNLKRFEADFPRDAGLDVARADYLRLKEMYASALYEIAVFYERISQPRAAVIYYQKASLEFPETVIAGRSRSRLSSLCPAALIEAPHSGKEEKEGMEEFPDLMEEIEFVSDSI; encoded by the coding sequence ATGAGAATCCCTTTTCTAACTCTGTTGCTTTTGTGCATGTTGGTCGGACAGGCAAATGCTGCATTTATTTATCACGATGGAGAACTGACGAGAAAAGAGGATACTCCTTATCTTTCGGCGGCAGATCACTTTGAGCTTGGAATGAACGCCTTTCATCATGGAGATATGACTCTGGCAGTGAAACATTTGCATATTGTTTCCCACAATTTTCCTAATACTTCTTATGGGCAGGATGCTTTTTTCTACCTGGGAATGTCCTACTACAAGTTGTGTGAGTTCGATTTAGCTAACTGTGCGTTTAACGGATATTTATCCAGTCAGTCGAATCCTCGTTTTTTTCATGAAGCTGTTGAGTATAAATTTACAATTGCAGAGCAATTCAGGAAGGGTGCCAGAAGGCACTACCGCGGTTCTCGATTTTTCCCTAAATGGGCTAATGGACAAGATCTGGCATTGGAGATTTATGACGAAGTGATCGCTTCGATGCCAGGGGATGAATTAACAATTCATGCTTTATATTCAAAAGCCTGTTTGCTGTGGCATATGGGGGAGTTTCGCGACAGTGTCAGTGCGTTTCAAACGATTATCCGCCGTTTCCCAAAAAATGAGCTGGCTCCCGATTCTTATATGCGGATTATGAAAGTGTATATCGATCAAGCAAAGAGAGAAAAGCAAAATCCTGATCTTATCGCCTTTGCTCAGATGAATTTAAAGCGTTTCGAAGCTGATTTTCCTCGAGATGCTGGATTGGACGTTGCCCGTGCCGATTACCTGCGCTTGAAAGAGATGTATGCGTCGGCTCTCTATGAGATTGCTGTTTTCTATGAAAGAATCAGCCAACCTAGAGCGGCTGTCATTTATTATCAAAAAGCGTCTTTGGAGTTTCCTGAGACAGTTATTGCCGGGAGAAGCCGTTCCAGGCTTTCTTCCCTTTGTCCGGCAGCTTTGATTGAAGCTCCCCATTCTGGCAAAGAGGAGAAGGAAGGCATGGAAGAGTTTCCCGATCTTATGGAAGAGATTGAATTTGTCAGTGATTCGATATGA
- the dnaE gene encoding DNA polymerase III subunit alpha produces the protein MFVPLHVHSQYSILDASASVKAIAAKAKEFGMPAVALTDHGNLFGAVDFYKSCKGNGVKPIIGCEVYIAPNSRLEKKKERGERAAFHQTLLAKNDEGYHNLCALSSRGFLEGFYYFPRIDMELLKERSRGLICLSGCMSSKLSQAILDGAGDECDRLADWYLEVFGEDFYIELQRHPMSEASLHEGGMYQESWLIQQYQGYIEKQNRLNDALLEIAERKGILYVATNDSHYIERSDWQAHEVLLNVQSGEPVEIWEKDSLGNPKFRVPNPKRRTYSSHEFYFKSPDEMGELFKDLPEALSNTLAIADKCTMELDFETKHYPVYVPPSIENTEYTDAERVESVEKFLRQLCAEGIPKRYTPERLEKVKEVYPDRDPLEVVHERLEEEMSVIAPKGMCDYLLIVWDFINWAKNHGIPVGPGRGSGAGSIVLYLIGITDIEPLRFNLFFERFINPERLSYPDIDVDICMDRRGDVIQYTLDKYGKDNVAQIITFGTMKAKMVLRDVGRVLSVPLAKVNEIAKLVPDDLNITLETALEKDHDLRQLYEQDEETRRLVDLGKKLEGSIRNTGIHAAGIIICGDPLVNHIPVCVAKDAEMPATQYSMKPAEQVGMLKVDFLGLKTLTAIQTCVNAIKERVGEQIDWVNLPLDNEKAFNLLNQGKTLGVFQLESGGMQDLARQLHLDKFEEIIAVSALYRPGPMDMIPSFINRKHGREEIDYDHPWMKEILAETYGIMVYQEQVMQIAQKLANYSLGEGDVLRRAMGKKDAEQMAAQREKFRLGALENGISENVSMNIFDKMEKFAAYGFNKSHAAAYSYIAYVTAFLKANYPEEWMAALMTCDRHDLTKLSKFIRECQAMQIKMLPPDVNEAGTTFMASKEGIRFAMSGIKGVGTSVVEAIVAEREKGGRFESLYQFIKRIDSSKVGKKVIENLVEAGCFDFTGWSRDQLRMSVEPMFESAMKEKKEEKAGVRSLFELMGENNENLFAEPPKVNMPTPSRQIYLKEKELLGFFLTGHPMNSFKDILERLSCIALRNVETLDHQTVFRSAFLVETVRTLFSSKSQRKFAILMVSDGIESFELPIWPEMYEEKHQLIKENQLLYAVLEVDRSEGSLRLSCRWFDDLTQANEATVKECDQAFDRAKFMAARASHSKNRRSRSNQKKKEEPKVEIEKVSLKLDADKTRLSHILEIKKLFESSRGKNPVQIDFMVDGRSLAALHIDQPWGVEWTPELKEKLEKFSWR, from the coding sequence ATGTTTGTTCCTTTGCATGTCCATTCGCAGTACTCGATCCTTGATGCTTCTGCATCTGTGAAGGCGATTGCAGCAAAAGCAAAAGAGTTCGGCATGCCAGCTGTCGCGTTAACAGATCATGGAAATTTATTCGGCGCGGTTGACTTTTACAAGTCTTGCAAGGGAAATGGGGTGAAGCCGATTATCGGGTGTGAAGTGTACATTGCTCCGAATTCCCGCTTAGAGAAAAAAAAGGAGAGGGGAGAGCGTGCAGCTTTCCATCAAACGCTTCTGGCGAAAAACGATGAGGGGTATCACAACCTTTGCGCCCTGAGCTCCCGGGGATTTTTAGAAGGATTCTATTATTTCCCCCGAATCGATATGGAGCTTTTAAAGGAGCGTAGCCGAGGTCTTATCTGCCTTTCTGGGTGCATGAGTTCGAAGCTTTCACAGGCAATTCTTGATGGGGCCGGCGATGAGTGCGACCGTTTGGCCGATTGGTATTTAGAGGTGTTTGGTGAAGATTTTTACATTGAATTGCAGCGCCATCCCATGTCGGAAGCAAGTCTTCATGAAGGCGGCATGTATCAAGAATCGTGGCTTATTCAGCAGTACCAAGGCTATATCGAGAAGCAGAATCGTTTGAATGATGCCCTTTTGGAAATTGCCGAAAGAAAAGGGATTCTTTATGTTGCGACAAATGACAGCCACTATATCGAACGTTCGGATTGGCAGGCGCATGAGGTTCTGCTCAATGTGCAATCGGGCGAGCCTGTAGAAATTTGGGAAAAAGATTCGCTGGGAAACCCTAAATTCCGCGTTCCCAACCCTAAGAGAAGAACTTACTCTTCGCATGAGTTTTATTTTAAATCTCCCGATGAAATGGGGGAGCTTTTCAAAGATCTTCCCGAGGCACTATCAAATACGCTTGCAATCGCTGACAAGTGCACCATGGAGCTGGATTTTGAAACGAAACACTATCCAGTATATGTTCCTCCATCCATTGAGAATACGGAATATACAGATGCTGAGAGGGTGGAGTCCGTTGAAAAATTCTTAAGGCAGCTGTGTGCCGAAGGGATACCCAAGAGGTATACTCCGGAAAGGCTGGAAAAAGTGAAAGAGGTTTATCCCGACAGAGACCCTTTAGAAGTGGTTCATGAACGTCTGGAAGAGGAGATGAGCGTGATCGCGCCAAAAGGGATGTGCGATTATCTGCTGATTGTTTGGGATTTTATCAATTGGGCAAAAAATCATGGGATTCCTGTCGGCCCTGGAAGGGGTTCCGGAGCGGGATCGATTGTGCTTTATCTGATTGGAATCACAGATATCGAGCCTTTAAGATTCAACTTGTTCTTTGAGCGTTTTATTAATCCGGAGAGGCTTTCTTATCCCGATATTGATGTCGATATCTGCATGGATCGGCGTGGGGATGTGATCCAGTATACCCTCGACAAATATGGCAAGGACAATGTCGCTCAGATCATCACTTTTGGCACGATGAAAGCGAAAATGGTGCTGCGTGATGTCGGGCGTGTCCTCAGTGTGCCCCTTGCGAAAGTAAATGAGATTGCTAAGCTGGTGCCTGATGACCTGAATATCACATTAGAAACGGCTTTGGAAAAAGATCATGATCTGCGTCAACTCTATGAACAGGATGAGGAAACTCGCCGTTTAGTTGATCTTGGAAAAAAATTGGAAGGTTCCATAAGGAATACTGGAATCCATGCTGCCGGGATCATTATTTGCGGCGACCCTCTTGTTAACCACATTCCCGTTTGCGTGGCAAAAGATGCTGAGATGCCGGCAACGCAGTATTCGATGAAACCCGCTGAACAGGTAGGCATGTTGAAGGTCGATTTTTTGGGGCTGAAGACCTTGACTGCGATTCAGACTTGTGTGAATGCGATCAAAGAGAGAGTTGGTGAACAGATTGACTGGGTCAACCTGCCGCTTGATAATGAAAAAGCATTTAATCTGTTGAACCAAGGAAAGACTTTAGGAGTATTTCAATTGGAGTCCGGAGGTATGCAGGATCTGGCAAGGCAGCTGCATCTGGACAAATTTGAAGAGATCATTGCTGTCAGTGCGCTTTACCGTCCCGGTCCCATGGATATGATTCCCTCTTTTATCAATCGGAAGCACGGACGGGAAGAGATTGATTACGATCATCCATGGATGAAGGAGATCTTAGCAGAGACTTACGGGATCATGGTGTATCAGGAGCAAGTGATGCAGATTGCGCAGAAGCTTGCTAACTATTCCCTTGGAGAAGGGGATGTGCTTCGTCGGGCAATGGGTAAGAAAGATGCTGAACAGATGGCTGCGCAAAGGGAAAAATTTAGGCTTGGAGCGCTTGAAAACGGAATCTCTGAAAATGTATCGATGAACATTTTCGACAAAATGGAAAAATTTGCCGCTTATGGATTTAACAAGTCTCATGCTGCAGCTTACAGTTACATTGCCTATGTGACAGCATTCTTGAAAGCGAATTATCCGGAAGAGTGGATGGCGGCTTTGATGACATGCGACAGGCACGATCTGACTAAGCTTTCGAAATTTATTCGCGAGTGCCAGGCGATGCAGATCAAAATGCTTCCTCCCGACGTGAACGAAGCAGGAACCACATTCATGGCTTCTAAAGAAGGGATTCGTTTTGCCATGAGCGGGATTAAGGGGGTGGGAACTTCAGTTGTTGAAGCGATCGTTGCGGAGAGGGAAAAGGGGGGGCGTTTTGAAAGTTTGTATCAATTCATCAAGCGGATTGATTCTAGTAAAGTTGGTAAAAAGGTGATAGAAAATCTTGTTGAAGCAGGATGTTTTGATTTCACCGGATGGTCGCGCGATCAGCTGCGCATGAGCGTAGAACCGATGTTTGAATCGGCAATGAAGGAAAAAAAAGAGGAAAAAGCCGGTGTGCGTTCATTGTTTGAATTAATGGGGGAAAATAATGAAAATTTGTTCGCCGAGCCGCCTAAAGTGAACATGCCCACACCCAGTCGACAGATCTACTTAAAAGAAAAAGAGTTATTAGGATTCTTCCTTACCGGCCACCCCATGAACAGCTTTAAAGATATTCTCGAGCGGTTATCTTGCATTGCGTTGCGTAATGTTGAAACCTTGGATCATCAGACTGTTTTCCGATCAGCTTTTTTAGTTGAGACTGTGCGGACTCTTTTTTCTTCCAAGTCGCAAAGAAAATTTGCGATCCTCATGGTTAGCGATGGCATTGAGAGTTTTGAGCTTCCGATCTGGCCTGAGATGTATGAGGAAAAGCATCAGTTAATCAAAGAAAACCAACTGCTTTACGCTGTACTCGAAGTTGATCGCAGTGAGGGGAGTTTACGCCTTTCTTGTCGTTGGTTTGACGATCTGACTCAGGCAAACGAGGCTACAGTCAAGGAGTGCGATCAGGCGTTTGATCGCGCAAAATTCATGGCGGCACGTGCAAGCCATTCGAAAAATAGAAGAAGCAGGTCCAATCAAAAGAAAAAAGAGGAGCCTAAAGTGGAGATCGAAAAAGTTTCTTTGAAGCTAGATGCGGATAAAACACGGTTAAGCCATATTCTTGAAATAAAAAAACTGTTCGAATCCAGTAGAGGTAAAAATCCTGTGCAAATCGATTTTATGGTGGATGGTCGGAGTTTGGCTGCTTTACATATCGATCAACCTTGGGGAGTGGAATGGACTCCGGAGTTAAAAGAAAAATTAGAAAAATTTAGTTGGCGGTGA
- the uhpC gene encoding MFS transporter family glucose-6-phosphate receptor UhpC yields the protein MNSILSLFKPAPYIDEIKDPEVVKTKYNYWRIRIIYSMFIGYALYYFTRKSFTFAMPGLIEDLGYDKSQLGLLASILSITYGVSKFASGILSDRSNPRYFMAFGLFMTGVFNICFGLSSSLLMFAVFWGLNGWFQGFGWPPCARFLTHWYSQSERGVWWSSWNVSHNVGAFLIPWVVGACLYFGWRYAMFLPGVLCIFGSFFLLDRLRDTPQSLGLPSIEKFRNDYPPNAKKDGAEENLSTKEILVDYIFKNKYIWLLAAAYFFVYAVRTAVNDWTALYLLETKGYSRIGANGCVSMFEVGGFFGSLFAGWSSDRLFAARRGPVNVLFTLGMLLSLSFFWVIPEGFPLLDSMAMFFVGFSIFGPQMLIGVAAAELSHKKAAATSTGFIGCFAYMGAAVAGYPFGKLTQEHGWEGFFIGMVVCALMAALLLLPLWGVFKYEVSVEPEPATA from the coding sequence TTGAATTCTATTTTGAGTCTATTTAAGCCTGCACCTTACATTGACGAAATTAAAGATCCAGAAGTTGTGAAAACGAAGTACAACTACTGGCGCATTCGCATTATCTACTCAATGTTCATCGGCTATGCTCTTTATTATTTTACCCGAAAAAGCTTCACGTTTGCTATGCCCGGGCTTATCGAAGATCTTGGGTATGACAAAAGCCAACTAGGTTTGCTTGCCAGCATTTTGTCGATCACATATGGGGTGAGCAAATTTGCTTCCGGTATTTTGTCGGATCGCTCAAATCCCAGGTACTTTATGGCTTTCGGTCTTTTTATGACGGGGGTGTTCAATATTTGTTTCGGGCTCTCTTCCTCGCTTTTGATGTTTGCCGTTTTTTGGGGATTGAATGGTTGGTTCCAAGGGTTTGGGTGGCCTCCTTGCGCGCGGTTTTTAACGCATTGGTACTCGCAGTCGGAAAGGGGAGTTTGGTGGTCTTCCTGGAATGTTTCGCACAATGTCGGGGCGTTTCTGATCCCTTGGGTTGTCGGAGCTTGCCTTTATTTTGGCTGGCGTTATGCAATGTTTCTTCCGGGAGTTCTTTGTATATTCGGAAGTTTCTTCCTGTTGGATCGATTAAGGGATACTCCACAGTCGTTGGGACTTCCTTCTATAGAAAAATTTCGCAATGACTATCCTCCGAATGCAAAGAAAGATGGGGCGGAGGAGAACTTATCGACTAAGGAAATTTTAGTCGACTACATTTTTAAAAATAAATACATCTGGCTTTTGGCCGCCGCCTATTTTTTCGTTTATGCTGTCCGCACAGCAGTCAATGACTGGACTGCCCTGTATCTTTTGGAAACCAAAGGGTATAGCCGCATCGGAGCAAATGGCTGTGTTTCCATGTTCGAAGTGGGAGGTTTCTTCGGCAGTTTGTTTGCCGGTTGGTCTTCAGACCGTCTTTTCGCTGCAAGAAGAGGACCTGTCAACGTCTTGTTCACACTGGGGATGCTTTTGTCTTTGAGTTTTTTTTGGGTGATTCCCGAAGGCTTTCCATTGCTTGATTCAATGGCGATGTTTTTTGTAGGCTTTTCGATTTTTGGCCCTCAAATGCTGATCGGCGTTGCTGCTGCGGAATTATCCCATAAGAAAGCTGCTGCGACTTCAACCGGATTTATCGGCTGCTTTGCATATATGGGGGCAGCTGTTGCTGGCTATCCTTTTGGAAAATTGACGCAAGAGCATGGCTGGGAAGGATTTTTTATCGGAATGGTTGTTTGCGCCTTGATGGCAGCTCTTTTGCTGCTTCCTTTATGGGGAGTCTTCAAATATGAAGTTTCTGTTGAGCCTGAGCCTGCAACAGCTTAG
- a CDS encoding FHA domain-containing protein: MIKLTLNPDQESKVITLDKEVIVIGHSNADHVDLPMDIPGICARHVVIEEQNERFVVINAANDPFTSLNGLPFGKKPLKNYDQIEIGENKIKFEFIEDDAPTTQTVEKQEDVPDEIDKLLKEVEELSKPSLETAPPPSLPAIEDQKAEEEEEEAESLSSKKYYLRDFDDESEQWSEDRLEANNIYSPGRESFADSWKMLAGLLLAIIALGAVICSGVYFRASGKNSQEEKKIAAGIADIAMAMTHAKLNHITPNKQNWSDPNFIRNNLAQVLSPNLHTQAQIDSEGQFTKYPYRLRVYTSRSLDQFIVIAQPAPNLMQWLVHKKTLVVDSSTMEMRKISDLKALNRLLANPDPLEGSNGEDIHHLIKEGGLMSLNSLAGHKNHWGFSPPKTLGFIRPGAENYIYNAPRYYPFGEELLRKAIQLYKNSSSPSDVAIIQDEMDEISNFPNIVLYTSEGLQMAVEAQKALNTFAPNSKFLVAYVKFNPKGFVASSHLLINEERREIAFLPSPRTELSTFFPTSSEMEQEPDFLSLSPIEDSLLIAEKTASDDTDLQHPLYLQLKASHQERKHALNAISRKMLELLNQQNNALLPEFEPSFSELLSEYLKTSLHYQQKIIQKLAKLYQEHTDMPLEEFVKYVDQAQLSSFAQAALDDQPTQRLTQEEIEEIFEKIDRAESLHELEHVSEQAAQTLTLENLPDTNSLIQFQEKVRTHTLNRLQFLLFSPKSLYATEPLDERDRGVLINILENSWISDPGEKDYFLSEFDHLIEEFVKSG; the protein is encoded by the coding sequence ATGATCAAGTTGACACTTAATCCTGATCAGGAATCCAAAGTGATCACTTTAGATAAAGAAGTGATTGTCATTGGCCATTCCAACGCGGATCATGTCGACCTTCCGATGGATATTCCAGGCATTTGCGCAAGGCATGTCGTCATCGAAGAACAAAATGAGCGCTTTGTCGTTATCAATGCAGCCAACGACCCATTTACCTCTCTGAACGGTCTGCCTTTTGGAAAAAAACCACTAAAAAACTACGATCAAATCGAGATTGGTGAAAATAAAATTAAATTTGAATTCATTGAAGACGACGCGCCTACGACTCAAACGGTGGAAAAACAGGAAGACGTCCCTGATGAAATTGACAAACTTTTAAAGGAAGTTGAAGAGCTTTCAAAGCCGTCTCTTGAAACAGCCCCTCCGCCGTCTTTGCCAGCGATTGAAGACCAAAAAGCAGAAGAGGAAGAAGAAGAGGCCGAATCGCTTTCTTCCAAGAAATACTATCTCAGGGACTTTGACGATGAATCAGAACAGTGGTCAGAAGATCGCCTGGAAGCAAACAACATTTACTCGCCAGGCAGAGAAAGCTTTGCTGACTCTTGGAAAATGCTTGCAGGACTCCTTCTTGCAATCATCGCTTTAGGCGCAGTAATCTGCAGCGGAGTTTATTTCCGGGCCAGCGGCAAAAATAGCCAGGAAGAGAAAAAGATCGCAGCGGGAATCGCAGATATCGCGATGGCGATGACTCATGCCAAACTCAACCACATCACGCCAAACAAACAAAACTGGTCTGATCCTAATTTCATCCGCAACAACCTTGCTCAAGTTCTTTCTCCCAACTTGCATACCCAAGCGCAAATCGACAGCGAAGGGCAGTTTACCAAATACCCCTACCGTTTAAGAGTATATACAAGCCGCAGCCTGGATCAATTCATCGTGATTGCCCAGCCAGCTCCCAATCTCATGCAGTGGCTTGTACACAAAAAAACGCTTGTCGTCGACTCCTCCACTATGGAAATGCGAAAAATTTCTGATTTGAAAGCATTAAATAGATTATTAGCCAATCCCGATCCCTTAGAAGGCAGCAACGGCGAAGATATTCATCACCTCATTAAAGAGGGGGGATTGATGTCGCTCAATTCATTGGCAGGACACAAAAACCATTGGGGGTTTTCTCCTCCCAAAACACTTGGGTTTATCCGCCCTGGCGCAGAAAATTACATCTATAACGCGCCACGCTACTACCCTTTTGGTGAAGAACTTTTACGAAAAGCCATTCAGCTATACAAAAACTCAAGCAGCCCAAGCGATGTTGCGATTATCCAAGATGAAATGGACGAAATTTCAAATTTTCCCAACATCGTTCTCTATACATCCGAGGGGCTGCAAATGGCAGTAGAAGCGCAAAAAGCTCTAAACACGTTCGCTCCAAACAGCAAGTTCTTGGTCGCCTATGTGAAATTCAATCCAAAAGGATTTGTTGCCAGCAGCCACTTGCTTATCAATGAAGAAAGGAGAGAAATCGCCTTTCTTCCATCGCCAAGAACCGAATTATCGACATTTTTCCCAACTTCAAGCGAGATGGAGCAAGAACCTGATTTCCTCTCGCTAAGTCCTATAGAAGACTCTCTCCTCATTGCAGAGAAAACAGCTTCTGATGACACTGACTTGCAACATCCGTTATATTTGCAACTAAAGGCATCCCACCAAGAAAGAAAGCATGCATTAAACGCAATCAGCAGGAAAATGCTCGAACTGCTTAACCAGCAGAACAACGCACTTCTTCCTGAATTTGAACCCTCTTTTTCAGAGCTTTTGTCTGAATACCTAAAAACGAGCCTCCACTATCAACAAAAAATTATTCAAAAACTTGCTAAACTTTATCAAGAGCATACCGATATGCCTTTAGAGGAGTTCGTCAAGTATGTGGATCAGGCCCAGCTTTCCTCTTTTGCGCAAGCTGCGCTTGATGATCAACCCACTCAACGACTTACACAAGAGGAAATTGAGGAAATTTTTGAAAAAATCGACAGGGCGGAGTCTCTCCACGAATTGGAGCATGTGTCCGAACAAGCCGCTCAAACCCTGACGCTGGAAAACCTTCCAGACACAAATTCTCTCATTCAATTCCAAGAGAAGGTGCGCACCCACACATTGAACCGACTACAGTTTTTACTTTTCTCTCCGAAAAGCCTTTATGCAACCGAACCGCTTGACGAAAGAGATAGAGGCGTCCTCATCAACATTCTTGAAAATTCCTGGATCAGCGATCCAGGGGAAAAAGATTATTTTCTCAGCGAATTCGACCATCTGATAGAAGAATTTGTGAAGTCAGGCTAG
- the hisS gene encoding histidine--tRNA ligase, whose product MNIKAPPGVFDILPIDPKTPWKESHLWIYVEKVIRETAAQYGFQEIRTPILEKTELFQRGVGETSDIVSKEMYMFNDRGGRSLCLRPEGTAPVIRSYIENNLSHQVPIHKFFYIGPMFRYERAQAGRYRQHHQFGAEVIGTQAPEQDAEVIDLLYTTYRKLGLQNLKVMINSLGDKECRLHFRHALKEYFSQHKKHLSEESRQRLDKNPLRILDSKSPQDQEFIEKAPSILDFLSHEVKTHFERVQEYLTFLEIPFAINPHLVRGLDYYNRTVFEVAAEELGAQNSIGGGGRYDSLIKELGGPDQPALGFGTGIERIIQTLLKQEAPVPSAYRPTFFLIPLGEKAKRACFKVLHFLRENSIDAQMDFTGRKLGKVMGYANQIGAKFVAVVGDQELETETVELKNMETGEAISAPLYHLSRILRIESAGEDLIRMWADFNTPFKEPLEAKFFHDKIKSSIDHTKKLTKELQDAMEKMESFL is encoded by the coding sequence ATGAATATCAAAGCTCCGCCGGGTGTGTTCGACATCCTGCCTATAGATCCTAAAACTCCATGGAAAGAATCCCATTTGTGGATTTATGTTGAGAAAGTGATCAGGGAAACGGCCGCGCAATACGGATTCCAGGAAATACGCACTCCTATCCTCGAAAAAACAGAGCTCTTCCAAAGAGGGGTCGGGGAAACCTCCGATATTGTTTCAAAAGAGATGTATATGTTCAATGACAGAGGAGGCAGATCGCTTTGTTTGCGTCCGGAAGGAACTGCACCTGTCATTCGCAGCTATATTGAAAACAACCTTTCTCATCAGGTGCCAATTCATAAATTTTTTTACATTGGCCCAATGTTCCGCTATGAACGGGCGCAGGCTGGGCGATACAGACAGCACCACCAATTTGGAGCCGAAGTGATCGGAACACAAGCTCCGGAACAAGACGCTGAAGTGATCGATCTTTTGTACACCACATACCGCAAGCTAGGCTTGCAAAACTTAAAAGTGATGATCAATTCGCTCGGCGACAAAGAGTGCCGCCTCCATTTTCGCCACGCTTTAAAAGAATATTTTTCACAACACAAAAAACATCTTTCTGAGGAAAGCCGGCAGCGCCTGGATAAAAACCCCTTGCGAATCCTCGACTCTAAAAGTCCTCAGGATCAGGAATTTATCGAAAAGGCTCCCTCGATCTTAGATTTTTTAAGTCACGAGGTGAAAACCCATTTTGAGCGTGTTCAGGAATATCTAACCTTTTTAGAGATTCCTTTCGCCATCAATCCCCATCTTGTTAGGGGGCTGGATTATTACAACAGAACAGTGTTCGAAGTTGCAGCCGAAGAGCTAGGTGCTCAAAACAGCATCGGAGGCGGCGGACGCTACGACTCGCTTATTAAAGAATTAGGAGGGCCGGATCAGCCGGCTCTTGGATTTGGCACAGGTATCGAGCGGATCATTCAAACGTTATTGAAGCAAGAAGCGCCTGTTCCTTCCGCTTATCGACCGACCTTTTTCCTCATCCCTTTAGGAGAAAAAGCCAAGCGTGCATGCTTTAAAGTGCTGCACTTTTTACGGGAAAACTCTATCGATGCGCAAATGGATTTTACAGGACGCAAACTCGGAAAAGTGATGGGATATGCGAACCAAATCGGTGCAAAATTTGTTGCTGTCGTCGGAGATCAAGAACTGGAAACAGAAACCGTCGAACTCAAAAATATGGAAACAGGGGAAGCGATTTCTGCGCCACTCTACCACCTTTCCCGCATTTTGCGAATTGAATCCGCAGGAGAAGATCTCATCCGGATGTGGGCCGATTTTAACACCCCTTTTAAAGAGCCTTTAGAAGCGAAATTTTTTCACGATAAAATAAAATCATCAATCGATCATACAAAAAAGCTGACTAAGGAGCTTCAAGACGCGATGGAAAAAATGGAATCTTTCCTCTAA